In Acanthopagrus latus isolate v.2019 chromosome 17, fAcaLat1.1, whole genome shotgun sequence, the following are encoded in one genomic region:
- the LOC119005515 gene encoding uncharacterized protein LOC119005515, which yields MATSAVLRIILGENDSSIISLPSGIPDSVEELKSEIKRQCEVSGDFRLQYKDIDFDEFINLKSTSATLKVIDLPSALSLTSPCLSSVEPSLDESASISSVDTDILSSSSSSSSSLRCEPWPDVFPEFIYDVELQLQRANTDFQNNGILFSPSPRMKSDILESLASQIIKYKAYPCNAEFDAVAEALVKKHPCLKEQGSVSGFYGWKISLKYKMANYRTKLRNIGCSELNVNSFKRKQGDPRTSPNQVKKARRAEVNYCPDYPTGQSQESLEEERLALLSEVRKSNNQQVVKEKMEKTFAYRRHEVIEEKSFLAEFKRRWPALFSEHEVEAEFTRITTVPLRSKLMQQLDHHSTQLMTIFKRKGGAAGQKIRNIMADLDKNEAVETRRACVLKALMVYLNEDPENLLREYMDVEDNQEAMDQTVLGIFTIKMEGAESTDGLADVGIIIEGVEVLHDLDNIANAVAVLFGLMYSLDLSYPTNLKYTFEVLQKLVMELDGNKLSTKAQVLKNKLFEGTF from the exons ATGGCTACATCGGCAGTGCTTCGCATCATCCTTGGAGAAAATGACTCTTCCATAATAAGCCTGCCTTCAGGAATACCAGACTCTGTTGAGGAACTAAAAAGTGAGATAAAGAGACAATGTGAGGTGTCAGGAGACTTCAGACTGCAATACAAGGACATTGACTTTGATGAATTCATAAACCTGAAGTCCACCTCAGCTACACTCAAAGTGATTGACCTCCCAAGTGCTTTGTCTCTAACTAGCCCTTGCCTGTCTTCAGTGGAACCCAGTCTGGATGAAAGTGCTTCCATTTCATCTGTGGACACTGACATTCTCTCATCTTCAAGCTCATCATCATCGTCCCTCAGATGTGAGCCATGGCCAGACGTCTTCCCTGAGTTCATCTATGATGTGGAGCTCCAACTCCAACGTGCTAATactgactttcaaaataatggcATCCTCTTCAGTCCAAGTCCAAGAATGAAGTCAGACATTCTTGAAAGTTTGGCATCCCAGATAATCAAATATAAAGCTTATCCGTGCAATGCTGAATTTGATGCAGTAGCTGAAGCACTTGTGAAGAAACACCCATGTTTAAAGGAGCAAGGTTCTGTTTCTGGCTTTTATGGCTGGAAAATAAGCTTGAAATATAAAATGGCAAACTACCGCACAAAGCTGCGCAATATCGGATGCTCCGAGCTGAATGTGAATTCCTTCAAGCGTAAACAAGGTGATCCACGCACATCTCCAAATCAAGTGAAGAAAGCTAGAAGAGCAGAAGTGAACTATTGTCCAGATTATCCAACAGGACAATCCCAAGAGAGCCTTGAAGAAGAGAGACTGGCACTATTGTCTGAAGTGAGAAAGAGCAACAACCAACAGGTGGTtaaggagaaaatggaaaagacaTTTGCTTACAGGCGGCATGAAGTGATTGAAGAAAAGTCTTTCCTTGCTGAATTCAAAAGAAGGTGGCCAGCTCTTTTCTCTGAGCATGAG GTAGAAGCTGAGTTTACTCGCATCACCACTGTACCACTGAGATCGAAATTGATGCAACAGCTGGATCATCATTCCACACAGCTGATGACAATCttcaaaagaaaaggaggagcagctgggCAGAAAATAAGGAATATCATGGCAGACTTGGATAag AATGAAGCTGTTGAAACAAGAAGAGCCTGTGTACTGAAAGCACTAATGGTTTACCTCAATGAAGACCCTGAAAATCTCTTAAGAGAGTACATG GATGTTGAAGACAACCAGGAGGCTATGGACCAGACAGTCCTGGGAATCTTTACCATAAAGATGGAAGGTGCAGAGTCTACAGATGGCCTGGCAGATGTTGGAATAATCATTGAAGGTGTGGAAGTGCTCCATGACCTTGATAACATTGCAAATGCAGTCGCTGTTTTGTTTGGCCTCATGTACTCACTGGATCTGAGCTATCCCACAAACCTGAAGTACACATTTGAGGTTCTCCAGAAACTTGtgatggaactagatggcaaCAAACTCTCAACAAAGGCTCAAGTGCTAAAGAACAAACTATTTGAAGGAACATTTTAG